In Equus przewalskii isolate Varuska chromosome 6, EquPr2, whole genome shotgun sequence, one DNA window encodes the following:
- the SPA17 gene encoding sperm surface protein Sp17: MSIPFSNTHYRIPQGFGNLLEGLTCEILREQPDNIPAFAAAYFENLLEKREKTNFDPAEWGAKVDDRFYNNHAFQEQESPEKCEPGKEKSQTSVKEETPVTALEASEEDKDKEENAAVKIQAAFRGHLVREEVKKMKSDDHEEQQIEEN, encoded by the exons ATGTCGATTCCATTCTCCAACACCCACTACCGAATTCCTCAAGGATTTGGAAATCTCCTTGAAGGGCTGACATGCGAGATTCTGAGGGAGCAACCGGACAATATACCAGCTTTTGCAGCAGCGTATTTTGAGAATCTtctagagaaaagagaga aaacCAACTTTGATCCAGCAGAATGGGGAGCTAAGGTAGATGACCGCTTCTATAACAACCATGCATTCCAG gagcAAGAATCACCTGAGAAATGTGAGCCTGGCAAAGAAAAGTCGCAGACATCTGTGAAAGAGGAGACTCCAGTCACAGCCTTG GAAGCTTCTGAAGAAGATAAGGATAAAGAGGAGAATGCTGCTGTCAAGATCCAAGCAGCTTTCCGGGGACACTTAGTCAGAGAAGAGGTGAAGAAGATGAAATCGGATGACCATGAAGAACagcaaatagaggaaaactga